GGAATAGACCGTCGAAGGAAAGGGGGAGGTTTGGACGGACGGGTAGTAAGGTTTCGTAATTGCGGGGAATTGACGAATAATAAGAAGCGCATATGGCGACGCGGTACACCCTAACACAGTCCCGTGTAATGTGTCAAATCTAACCCGGCTGCGGAAACCTCAATCCGCAGTTCAGGTTGATTGACGAGCGGGATTGGCTAGGTTGACCTAGTCTCCACTTGCCAAACTTGTAAGGCTGTCCAGATGCGATTCGATGTAACAGTAACCGAAGTAGTGCACCTCATACGCGGACTCGTCTCTAGTCTCACGGTATATGCGTCTGGGCTCGAGGCCATTGCTATCCAGGTACGACTGTACCTGTTGGTCGTCTGTTGTCCTGCCTTCAGGATCGAACATGAGCAGGACACGCTGCTCACCCGGCGACACGGTAATGGTCTCCATCTTCACTGGGCATCCACCTCCGAGACTTGTGACCGCATCATATCAAGGCAACCTGGAGAATTGAAGGGGCCTGTTGACGCAATTTGCAATCTCGGAATCCCCGTGCTATTTCTGGGGATACTGATAAAGATACTGGAGAAACGTGGCTGTAATGGACACACTTAACGTAGTGCAGCTCTTGGCTGACCGGCTGGGGATGGAGGTGCCGCCGGTGGGGATGGCGTTCGTGGACGAGAAGCCAGTGGATGTCGCCCCGCTGTACAGGGACCCTCCTTCGTTCTGCTCGCTGTGGAGGCTCGCAGAGCTTCGGGTGTTCTACGCCACGGCCGAGCAGCACGATGGCTGCGGTATAGGCGGAGTGGTCTCCGGGTTCAGTTCTGCAGAGGGGCGGGAAGATGAACTCGCCGGACTCCTGACGGAGCTATGCGAGGTGGAAGCTGGCACCACCGAAGAAATCGAGCAAACGGCCAGATTTCAGCCGACTGGCAGGGGCGTCGTGTACGGCCCCCTGTGGAAGATGCCGGTGGAGCCCGACCTTGCCCTGATGTGGGCAACCCTTCCCCAGATGGGAGTAGTCCAGGAGATAGTCGGGAAGATCATGTGGCGCAACAACCCACAGGGTGCGGTGTTCACCCGGCCCGCCTGTGGGGTGCTTCCCATAGCGCATGAAAACCAGAATACGACGCTGTCTCTGGGCTGCATCGGAATGCGACTCTACACGGAGATGCCGGGCCACCTGTTCCTCGTGGCTATGCCGCCCGCGGAGTTGCCCAGGCTTGAGCGCGGGCTTGAGTCCAGAGACGACATCCCGGAACGTCTCGAGCACTACGGGGCGCGGATGTCCGGGGCATGAGCCGGCTGGGCAGTTGGCAGACCTGACATCGTGCCTGATGCTACAATTTCGCGAACAAGATTCCGGGGAGCAATACACCAATGACATCAGAAGCAAAATTCACAGTCTATTCACTCGGAGCCGGCGCTCACGACGACACCGTCGAGGAACTGGATAAGGTCGGCGCCACGCTGATTCCGCTGGGGCGACTGGAGAGTGAAGACGAGATCATCGAGCAGACGAAGGATGCGGACGC
This sequence is a window from Dehalococcoidia bacterium. Protein-coding genes within it:
- a CDS encoding DUF169 domain-containing protein — protein: MDTLNVVQLLADRLGMEVPPVGMAFVDEKPVDVAPLYRDPPSFCSLWRLAELRVFYATAEQHDGCGIGGVVSGFSSAEGREDELAGLLTELCEVEAGTTEEIEQTARFQPTGRGVVYGPLWKMPVEPDLALMWATLPQMGVVQEIVGKIMWRNNPQGAVFTRPACGVLPIAHENQNTTLSLGCIGMRLYTEMPGHLFLVAMPPAELPRLERGLESRDDIPERLEHYGARMSGA